The sequence below is a genomic window from Lentimicrobium saccharophilum.
ACCATTGATCAGAACATTCAGCCGTTGAACAGATTTTTACATCCCATGCAATTTTTGTTTTACTAGCTGCATATCTGATCAATACCTGAAAAGACAGGCTTTAAGATCCATCTGATTAATGCAAATCATGAACACTGATAAACGGGCTGGAACAGAAGATTTAATGCCTGCTCAATAATGAATTTCTGACTGAATCCTGATCTGACATCAAACCTTCCACGGCCCGCACCATCTGAATACCTGATTAGAGGATAAACAAATAACCAGCACTACCTGACAACGATTTTTGCTGAGGCCGACCGGTCAGTATCTGAGAACCTGGCAAAATAAATGCCGGGAGCAACCTTTCTTCCGCTTTGATCACACAGGTCCCACTCCAGGGTGTTGTTTCCTGCTTTGAAAATATTTTCGCTGATTTCCTTCACTTTTTTTCCGTGCATATCGTAAAACGAAAGCGTTATAGCTCCGGAATGACATGTACTGAATCTGATAACTGTTTTATCTGAAACAGGATTCGGATAAGCGGACAGACCTGTTTTTGATGTTGAACTGGTGAGGTGAGATGTTCCAACAGGATCATTGATGACCTGCAGTACGGCAATTCCCCTTCCAAGGCAACTCATCCACAATTCATAACCATTGTCTGTAACTTTTACTTCCAGATCGCTGATGGTACTGTTTGGCAGGCCACCCCACTGGGGTATTCCCCCTGGTGATGAGGGGTAAATGCCAATATTCTCACCATCGTACCATAAAATTCCGGCGTCAGTTGAGGGATACTCAGAATCGTATTGCATCCACAGCAGCCCGTCGGGTGTAATGGTGAGGGGTCTTACATGCTCCCCGGGGAATGGCCATCCTTCATCATATGACCAGGTCTGGAAGGCGCCCGTGTTGGTGTTAAGACGTATTAAAGTGCTTCCGGTGCTGGTAAACTGCGACCAGGTTCCAACCCACACAATACCATTTGCATCAGCTGCAAAACCGGTAAACCAGGCTACGCTGCCCGGAAAGTCTTCAATTCCGCGGCTGTATGTGTTAATTCCATCTGTGCGTTGAATTTCGTAATCGGTCATGGCCCAATATGTAAGTCTTCTTAGCGTGTGATGACCTACCTGGCAGTGGAGCAGCAGACCTTAGGTGAGGCAATCTTTTCCTCTTTTTTTCAGTACCTGAATTGCCTTGTAAACCGCTGCCTTTTCAATTCCTGGTTTAGTGGAACCTTCAGCTGATTTCATAGGTTTTTCTGATTCCCTGAGGGTCGTCAGTACAATTTCTTATGGTTCCATTTTCTGATCAGTTCACTGTTTTTGTTTTTAAAGCCGCCATTTTGTGTCCTAAAAACCCAAGTATCAGCCAGGGAACAATACCATCGGCGAAATGGGCAAATATATCAGGCGCTTTATACCAGATAAAATTGGCATAAGGGATAAAGAAGAACCCGATCATTCCTACTGCAAGCGCAAGCAACAAGCGGTTGGTCAGGGTTGGATTCTTTTGTTGCAGGAACAACCAGAAGAGAAGGAAAGAAATTACAAAGCACACCAGCAATCCCCTGATCATCGGCATGGCCATACTCATGGAATTTGCCTTCTGGTAATTAATTACAGCCCAGGGTTTACCTTCCAGCTTGTCCATCGAAGCCTGTTGTTCAGCCCTGCTCAGCGATGGATCAGGCTGTCCCAGCAAGTACATTCCCTGAGAAAGCCCGGCCTCTTCAAGCATTTGCAGAATGCTGTCCTGGGCCGGTGTATAGGTCGATGCCGCCCTGTGAAAGTTGGGCATGGCATAAGATAAAAACTGCCAGGCAAAAATGATGATTGCCCCGATCAATGAAAAGAGAAGTTTCTGCTTCATGTCTTGTCGTTTTGTATTATCAAAGATAATAAAAATATTCATATTAAAGTATATCGATATTCTGATTAAAGGGCAAAAGATATCAGCGTGTCAGTTTCAAAAAGATATACTGCCCTTCAAAAGTCCGGATACATGCAATAGCTGATCAAATGCTATATCAAAGGATCTGATTATATTTCCCGTATCCTTACAATTATACTTTCCCGGTCAGAAATAGGACGGGAATTTCATGCCGGAACACACTATAAAAAACCCGGATTTACCGCAGGCACTTACGAATTCATTGTCATAATCTACCGGTAAATATAAATTCTACCCCCTTTTAAATTGAATACGTTCAGGTTCTTTATTACTTCACCCTCGCTCTGCCCGGGGCTTCGCATTATTACGCGGATTGCTGCTTCATGGCAACCATAGCCAACAGCCGGGATCAATTATTCTGGCATAATCCGGCAGCCCCCGCAAAGTGGATTGTTATCACTGTAAAGGAAAATTTCCCTGAGATAATATTTTTACATTCCGTTACCGGAATTCACCGGTTAAAAATCTGAAAAATGGATTAAAATAGGCTTTCACACGAGCGATATAGTCTCTTTTCCAGAGCAACCACAAACCTCTTATTGTTCACCAGTTTCCATTACGAAAGCAAGTTTGCCTGTTCAATGAAAGTAGGCCATTTCCGGTAAAAAGTACTATCCGCCAACAGGCAGATACCTGAATGGCGGATAGCGGTCAAAACGCAGGATCTCACTTAAGGATTCAAACATAACTTTCATTCTCCGGTTATGCTGAATGAATCCCATTTATTGAATCTGGGCAACTTTTCCTGCCTGGTTTAGCCAACCGGCTATTTATTCTGCACCGGTTGTGAAAGGTCGCCGCTTTTTTCTGATGCACTCCCTTTCGCCGGAGCACTTACCGGAGCTGGCGGTTGTACAGGTTCGGCCACTCCATTGCCACTGCCGGCGGTATTGATTGCCGGAATCACTTTAGCGGGAGCCTTTGACTGAGTTTCTTCTGGTTCTCCTGTTCCACCGGCCGGGCTGGCAACAGAAGATTTTTCTGTAACAGCCTCCCGGGTCAGAACCGGTTCAAGATTCCCAATGCCAACTGCATTGTATTCATTTCTATCACTCTTAACAGGTCTTATTGAGGGTTTCGGAAGAATCGTTTCTACAGCAGGTTTATTCGGATCAGGCATCACCGAAGGATGAACTCCCACTATCAGTTGGCCGCTCTCATAATATAAGCCTTCCCCGTTTGTCTGAGTGTCGGCATCGTTGTGCAGCCCGCTTGCCAGTTTGCCTGTATATCCGGCATCAATAACTTCGCGCGGCAGGCTGGGGTTCTCATATCCTGACCGTTTCCCTATAGCAATATAATTTATCATTACATTGCTTTTTCCGGCATTGTTCTCTACAACTGTAAAACCGGCGCCTGAAACTTCAGCGAGATAAACTCCGTTGGAATTACCAATCGGAGTTACTGTAACAACAACAGGTGCGTCAGCAGAAACGGCAGCGGCAAAGGACGGGTCAAAGGCAATGTTTGCCCTTCCGTTTGAAAGTGTCGCCACACCGCTGGTCTGCACGGTGACATCTGTTGAAACATTGGTATAGAGCACGGTATTGGTTCCTGTTCCGTTTTCCTGGAGATGCACATCCAGCTTGTTTTTATAAACATCACCATTCGAGAACATGGCATAGTTTTCCCCTTCGGCATATAAGCCATAAACCTTGCCGTGAATATCGGCCCCCATAAGGTCTCCCCAGGCGCCTATTCCGATTCCGGTATCAGCCTGACCCGGAGATTTTCCTGCACCACTTGTATAACTGGTGAAATATCCGCCATAGGTGGTGCTGCCGCTGTTTTTATATCCGAGCGAGCCCCAATAGTTACCACCCTGGTATGCTCCCAAAACACCGCCACAGCGCGTATAATCGTTGTAGTTATATCCGGCTGTTCCAAAAGAATAAACATCCCCCCAGTAAGAGTACCCTCTTAAGGCAGAGTTGCTCAAATAATACGCGTAGCCCGTTCCATCATTCTGTGTCGAACGGGATCTAAAACCATATAGTGCAGTTTGCCCGTCACCATCAGATTCCAGTTCATAGTGATAAAAATAACTGGGGATAGTAGCACTGTAGCCTAATTGACTATATCCATTATTATCAACCCTTACATCCAGTCTGCCATTGGGAGCGGAGGTTCCGATTCCGACATTGCCACCGGCCTGCTGAAAAATTAATGGATTGTTACCCGAATAGGTACCTATCCCAAAAAATGCATTGCTCGCTGTTGCATTATAATTCCAGATTAAAAATCCCTTATTGGAAGTACTTTGTCCGACATATAACAAAGAAGTTGCATTATCATCTCCAATGGATAGATTTGTACCTGTAGTAAAGCTGCTGATTGGCGTACCAAAAAGACCGGTATAACTTGACCCGCTTTCTGCAACCTGAAAACGGGCAACGGGAGCACTGACACCAACGCCGACATTGCCACCCGCAGCCTGGAGTACCAGTGGATTTGCGCCGGAATAGGTGCCTATATTGTAATATGCATTAGCAGGATCTGTGGCATTCTGCCAGAAAAGGAATCCCTTATTACTGGGACTTTGCCCGATGTATAATACAGATGGCCCGTCCGGATCTCCGATGCTTAAGTTTGTACTCGAACCCCAGGTACTGATGGGCGATCCAAACAAACCCGTATAACCGGGACTATCTTCCGCAACATGAAATAAGGCAGCCGGTGAAGCTGTCCGGATGCCGACATTGCCCCCATATTCCTGAAGGGTCATATTATTGCTCCCGTTGTAGGTCCCGATGCTGTAATATCCCAGGGCCGGATCAGTATTATATTGCCATATCAGGAATCCTTCATGCATAGGAGCCTGACCAACATAGAGCACCGCATCTTCATTGTCATTTCCAATCGCAACATTGGTGCCTGTTGTCCAGGAACTTACGGGCACACCAAATGCCGCGGTGTAGCCGGGGGTATTCTCAATCACATGCAATCTGGCAGAGGGCACTGATGTACCGATTCCGATATTGCCGCCACTTTTGACAAGAAGGTCAGGACTATAACCCATAGCATTATCAGCATTGATATACAATGCATTATCGAAACAATTGTAATAGATCCAGGCCTTGTTTACAGAATTATATTTGAATTCCAACCCGGCATTTCCATTAACATAAGTATTGTTAAATCTGATAAAAGGGTAATTGGTAGCATTGGAAAGATGATAGTAACCATCTACATGCAGTTTCTCAACCGGGGTTGATGTTCCGATACCGACATTTCCAAGATTATAGTAAATGCTCGTTCCATTGTTCAGCCATTGTCCCGCATTGCTGCCCACGAGTAACCAGGCCGGAGCGGCAGGGGTTCCTGAATTGTAATAATAACCCGGAATGTCGGTTGTCTGATAAATCATCAGGCCGGTGGCCGGTGATACGATGGCATTCCGCTGGGCGAGGGTCATCCTGGGCGCCAAAAGGCCCCTGGTAGTGCTTTTAACATCCAGCATTGCCGAATTATCGGGTGCTGCGCCATCGGTATTGACGGCAACCTGGGCCTGGATACTTATCCCTATGGCCAACAGGAAAATAAGTAATAATGCTTTCATACTTTTCGGTTTTATGGTAAAACATGCAATAAGGAATAATGCGTTATTAGTCCGGACAACAGAAAACCATTAAAATGAAAGGCGGGAAGAAAGCGCAAGAAGAAGGCGGGAAGTAAACTTGCCTGTTCGAAAACAAGGTACCCAGGGCACTATGATTATAAAGTGGTTAAGGTACGAATAGTTGCCGAAAAATGCAAGTTTTTTTTAAAGAAAGAATATCACAAGGATCGCCCCTGACTGAAAAACCAAATACATTTTTAAAGCCTGGTTATCAATGTATTGCAAGCTTCGGCTTAGTAATAGTAAACCGTATATTGCCGCATCATATTCACGACAGGCCTGGCCATTCTTATGTAATAAAACTGAAAGCAGGTTTTACGATCCGGCACACCACCAGGCACCGCCGTATACTTCCCGGTAAGGCTCAGAAGTTAGCATACAGTTTGCTGCGAACGGAGGGAGAAACCTGACTATGAATGCCATCCGTTGTCTACTGCCCTATTTACCGTCACAACCATGAACAATGCTCATTGTCAATGGCATATTCATACCTGAGAACATTCCCTCAGTATCCGAACACACAGGATCATTTATCTTGGATGATCCGTCTCTTCCCGTTCTTTTTTTCAGGAACTATCCTTGTCCCGGTTTATTGATTTTTATATGTTTAACCCATACATGATCCATATTACTTAATGCTGGTTTTTATGCTGTTACCGCTCAAAAGTCGCATCTGCTACTTTTCAACGCTGAGCAGTAACAGTTTCTCTATGTTTACCATCCTCAGAAGCAAATTTTCATTTTCCTTTCTCAATTTTTCGTTTTCTGCTTTTAATTCTTTGATGGATTCAATTAACAGTGGAGTCATTTTCCCATACTCTATGGACAAGTATCCGTCTTCACCCTGCGATACTACTTCGGGAAGTACATCTATCATTTCCTGTGCCGAGAAACCGATTTGCCTGCTTTGATCAGTGCCGGTATTCCAGAAGTAATAATAACCATTGATTTTCAGAATTTTTTCAAGGGGATCATCAATTGCTGAAAGGCCTTTCTTAAGCCGGACATCGGATAAAAGGTTCCATGCGTTTGCGCGGGCCTGTGTGCCGTCGCCGGCTTCGCCAACCTGCAGTTTGTAAGCAGGGGATGTGGTTCCTATCCCGAGGTTTCCGCTATTGATGAAGTTGTTACCATTCCCGTAAAGAAAAACTGTATTTGTATTGTCAGCGTTCCAAAGGTAAAAGGCTCCCGAGCCATTGCTTGTCTGTCTTAACTGCACCCGGTCATTACCATCGCTGTTCCTGCAAACGATCATCGGACGGCTGCCATTATCAGGGGCCTGGACAACTAACTGCCATTCAGGGGAGGCAGTACCGATTCCTACATTGGAATTGGTATAAAAGCGCCCACCTGTGAAAAATCCGGAATAACCGGAAGCAGAAGTTACTTTTCCCTCAACGCCACGCGATTCGCCTGTGGTTGCCAAAACCTCTCCAAATATGGCACGGCCTGTTGTTACCGAAGATGTTGTGCCATATACTCCCGAATTGGACCCGGTTGTTGATGTAGCCCATCCAAATACGCCCTGTCCCTGGGCCGCTGCCGATTTTCCATAAACGCCGCTGACATACCCTGTGGCCGATGTAGCTTCGCCAAAAACACCG
It includes:
- a CDS encoding T9SS type A sorting domain-containing protein; protein product: MTDYEIQRTDGINTYSRGIEDFPGSVAWFTGFAADANGIVWVGTWSQFTSTGSTLIRLNTNTGAFQTWSYDEGWPFPGEHVRPLTITPDGLLWMQYDSEYPSTDAGILWYDGENIGIYPSSPGGIPQWGGLPNSTISDLEVKVTDNGYELWMSCLGRGIAVLQVINDPVGTSHLTSSTSKTGLSAYPNPVSDKTVIRFSTCHSGAITLSFYDMHGKKVKEISENIFKAGNNTLEWDLCDQSGRKVAPGIYFARFSDTDRSASAKIVVR
- a CDS encoding tail fiber domain-containing protein — encoded protein: MRTFVLFLMLLVADISLAQVAINTDGSAPDNSAMLDVKSESKGVLVPRMTLAQRDAITAPATGLIIYQTDNMPGYYYNGGTSGSPAWEKVGGLTLPYSGDINSVGYGFSVTNLLEHAIIGQASNATGFVFGVTGISNSSNGRGVYGRAASPTGTTSGVHGVAWSPEGYGVMGYASSVTGINHGVYGLSHSSDGMGVYGEAEAISGTNYGVFGRSNSPDGYGVYGEGRYGIKGISDTSPGIGVFGEATSATGYVSGVYGKSAAAQGQGVFGWATSTTGSNSGVYGTTSSVTTGRAIFGEVLATTGESRGVEGKVTSASGYSGFFTGGRFYTNSNVGIGTASPEWQLVVQAPDNGSRPMIVCRNSDGNDRVQLRQTSNGSGAFYLWNADNTNTVFLYGNGNNFINSGNLGIGTTSPAYKLQVGEAGDGTQARANAWNLLSDVRLKKGLSAIDDPLEKILKINGYYYFWNTGTDQSRQIGFSAQEMIDVLPEVVSQGEDGYLSIEYGKMTPLLIESIKELKAENEKLRKENENLLLRMVNIEKLLLLSVEK